Proteins encoded within one genomic window of Setaria italica strain Yugu1 chromosome IV, Setaria_italica_v2.0, whole genome shotgun sequence:
- the LOC101778131 gene encoding uncharacterized protein LOC101778131: MELFPDRAHVRLLSRVHGTYLHANEDGWSVSLSPHRASLNTAWAVHRLEHVGVSYVLLHSAAYGRYLAVLPHPSLEDQQLGVFQRVYDTPIQGDIMWEIFPAGDGNGGVELRHTVHPYFGLPHWTVEAIPPRPLPPNLPEEIPNGVEHPVVLRRIIRYVRANNFGIFNLPWRTFRLNGRSVVDLVGALGVILGANFNNITLCVRAGFHGRLTPLVIDLPISEEPMDIVVFVTGAPEHLELQHPDVDAP, from the exons ATGGAGCTCTTCCCCGACCGGGCTCACGTGCGGCTGCTGAGCCGCGTGCACGGCACGTACCTCCACGCCAACGAGGACGGGTGGAGCGTCTCCCTGAGCCCGCACCGCGCCTCGCTGAACACGGCGTGGGCGGTGCACCGCCTCGAGCACGTCGGGGTCTCCTACGTCCTCCTCCACAGCGCCGCCTACGGCCGGTACCTCGCTGTCCTGCCCCATCCCTCGCTGGAGGACCAGCAGTTAGGCGTCTTCCAGCGCGTTTACGACACACCGATACAGGGGGACATCATGTGGGAGATCTTCCCGGCGGGCGACGGGAACGGTGGCGTCGAACTACGTCACACCGTCCACCCCTACTTCGGATTGCCGCATTGGACTGTAGAGGCCATCCCCCCGAGACCGCTGCCGCCAAACCTTCCCGAAGAAATTCCG AACGGTGTTGAGCATCCAGTGGTGTTGCGGCGCATTATTCGGTATGTCCGGGCGAACAATTTTGGGATCTTCAACCTGCCCTGGAGGACGTTCCGGCTCAATGGCCGGTCCGTGGTGGACTTGGTGGGCGCCTTGGGAGTCATTCTGGGTGCGAACTTCAACAACATCACGCTGTGTGTGAGGGCTGGCTTCCACGGGCGGTTGACACCTCTGGTGATAGATTTGCCTATCAGTGAAGAGCCCATGGACATCGTTGTCTTCGTCACTGGTGCGCCAG AACATTTGGAGTTGCAGCACCCAGATGTTGATGCACCATAG